A DNA window from Choristoneura fumiferana chromosome 24, NRCan_CFum_1, whole genome shotgun sequence contains the following coding sequences:
- the LOC141441852 gene encoding PHAF1 protein CG7083: MLDLEIIPERSLGCDAWEFVLGMHFSQSVAIIQSQVGTIRGVQVLYSDQNPLGVDLVINMPQDGIRFIFDPVAQRLKIIEIYNMKLVKLRYSGMCFNSPEVAPSIEQVEHCFGATHPGLYDSQRHLFALNFRGLSFYFPVDSKFEPGYAHGLGSLQFPNGGSPVVARTTIYYGSQHQASSSVGAVSCAPLPPLPLACYRQQLHLRRCDVLRSAGTRGLRLHMFTEGTSRALEPVQLALCRVVRFGDSCQAVARALGAPARLYYKHDDKMRIHRPPARRPRHAPPPTDYFFNYFTLGLDVLFDASTHQVKKFVLHTNYPGHYNFNMYHRCEFELAVQPDKCEPNSLVDSVGAVPITAYSKWESVSRALRVCERPVVLNRASSTNTTNPFGSTFCYGYQDIIFEVMSNNYIASITLYQPEGSRPGFVVNSIA, encoded by the exons ATGTTGGATTTAGAGATCATCCCGGAGCGATCCCTGGGCTGTGACGCCTGGGAGTTCGTTTTAG gGATGCATTTCTCGCAGTCTGTGGCCATCATACAGAGTCAAGTGGGCACAATCAGAGGCGTACAAGTACTTTATAGCGACCAG aatcCTCTGGGCGTAGACCTAGTGATAAATATGCCACAGGACGGCattcgatttatcttcgacccGGTTGCACAACGACTAAAGATTATAGAGATCTACAATATGAAATTAGTTAAACTTAGGTATAG CGGCATGTGCTTCAACTCTCCGGAGGTGGCGCCATCTATCGAGCAAGTGGAGCACTGCTTCGGCGCCACGCATCCCGGCCTCTACGACTCGCAGCGCCATCTGTTCGCGCTGAACTTTCGCGGGCTCTCTTTCTACTTCCCGGTCGATAGTAAATTCGAG CCAGGTTATGCTCACGGATTGGGTTCTCTACAATTCCCCAACGGCGGTTCACCCGTCGTCGCCCGCACCACCATATACTACGGATCTCAGCACCAG GCGAGCAGCAGCGTGGGCGCAGTGAGCTgcgcgccgctgccgccgctcCCGCTGGCGTGCTACAGACAGCAGCTGCACCTGCGGCGCTGCGACGTGCTGCGGTCAGCCGGCACGCGCGGCCTGCGTCTGCACATGTTCACTGAAg GCACCTCCCGCGCCCTGGAGCCGGTGCAGCTGGCGCTGTGCCGCGTGGTCCGGTTCGGCGACTCGTGCCAGGCGGTGGCGCGCGCGCTGGGCGCCCCCGCGCGCCTCTACTACAAACACGACGACAAGATGCGCATACACCGCccgcccgcgcgccgccccAGGCACGCGCCCCCACCCACTGATTATTTCTTTAATTACTTCACCTTGGGATTG GACGTGTTGTTCGACGCGAGCACGCACCAGGTGAAGAAGTTCGTCTTGCACACCAACTACCCCGGACACTACAACTTCAACATGTACCATCGCTGCGAGTTCGAGCTAGCTGTGCAGCCCGACAA ATGTGAACCAAACTCCCTAGTGGACAGTGTGGGCGCGGTGCCCATAACAGCTTACAGCAAATGGGAGAGCGTGTCGCGAGCCCTGCGAGTGTGCGAGCGGCCCGTCGTGCTGAATCGCGCGTCTTCCACCAACACCACCAACCCCTTCGGGTCTACCTTCTGCTACGGGTACCAGGACATCATATTTGAG GTGATGTCAAACAACTACATAGCGTCTATAACGCTGTACCAGCCGGAGGGCAGTCGCCCCGGCTTCGTGGTCAACTCGATCGCGTGA